One region of Gilliamella sp. ESL0405 genomic DNA includes:
- a CDS encoding VOC family protein — MTILSPQIDHVVITVSDQLDQANYQYQKLGFTTTPRGHHSLGTSNNLAIFTTTYLELLGFEPQNAGKVDKSWCFDDGLTGLVFKTKDANKLYQQLVSQGIKVEGDGPKSFFRPVELNDGTKPEARFKTVRLDPSYTPNGQIFFCDQLTPELVWCKEWQTHPNGVININQVIIEAQKPRSSINLLEKTFPLANIIEIDGGVRLKAEDKFIDYLTPSAIQHLFGSSVSKANNDQDRKVALGFTTKSLAQTQQALEKGKIKYNLQNDAIIVPASETYGVVMIFSQL; from the coding sequence ATGACAATACTTAGTCCACAAATTGATCATGTTGTAATCACCGTATCAGATCAGCTCGATCAAGCAAATTATCAATATCAAAAACTGGGATTCACAACAACCCCAAGAGGACACCATTCACTAGGAACAAGTAACAATTTAGCGATATTTACGACCACATATCTTGAGCTTTTAGGTTTTGAACCTCAAAATGCGGGTAAAGTAGATAAAAGTTGGTGTTTTGATGACGGGCTAACTGGGTTGGTTTTCAAAACCAAAGATGCCAACAAACTTTATCAACAACTAGTTAGCCAAGGTATAAAAGTTGAGGGTGACGGTCCTAAATCCTTTTTTAGACCTGTCGAATTAAATGATGGCACTAAACCTGAGGCGCGTTTTAAAACCGTCAGATTAGACCCTTCCTATACACCAAATGGACAGATCTTTTTTTGCGACCAACTGACCCCGGAACTCGTTTGGTGTAAAGAGTGGCAAACGCACCCAAATGGTGTAATAAATATTAATCAAGTCATTATTGAAGCTCAAAAACCCCGTTCCTCAATTAACTTGCTTGAAAAAACTTTCCCTTTAGCAAACATTATCGAAATTGACGGAGGCGTACGTCTAAAAGCAGAAGATAAATTTATTGATTACCTTACACCAAGTGCAATACAGCATCTTTTTGGCTCGTCAGTAAGTAAAGCGAATAACGACCAAGATCGTAAAGTTGCTTTAGGCTTCACAACAAAATCATTAGCGCAAACCCAACAAGCACTAGAAAAAGGAAAAATTAAATACAATTTACAAAATGATGCGATTATCGTACCTGCCAGTGAAACATATGGTGTTGTAATGATCTTTAGCCAATTATAA
- the xerD gene encoding site-specific tyrosine recombinase XerD, with protein MPPQNKMLIEQFLDSIWLERNLAENTVESYRHDLFALSQSLQQQQVNFVNAQTHNLQEFLMSRVNAGYQASSSARLLSATKRFFQYLYQENYRTDDPSAVLSAPKLPKKLPKDLTESQVDALLQSPSIDDPIELRDKAMLEVLYATGLRVSELVNLEISDISLRQGVIRVIGKGNKERLVPLGEEAVYWLEYYFKYARNDLLKTGPIDILFPSRLGKKMTRQTFWHRIKYYAILTGINIDSLSPHVLRHAFATHLLNHGADLRVVQMLLGHSSLSTTQIYTHVATERLKQLHTKHHPRA; from the coding sequence ATACCACCACAAAATAAAATGTTAATTGAACAATTTTTAGATTCAATTTGGTTAGAACGCAATTTAGCCGAAAATACGGTTGAATCTTACCGGCACGATCTATTTGCATTAAGCCAATCACTACAACAGCAACAAGTTAATTTTGTCAACGCACAAACGCATAACTTGCAAGAATTTTTGATGTCGAGAGTCAATGCCGGTTACCAAGCCAGTAGTTCAGCTCGGTTACTGAGCGCAACTAAACGCTTTTTCCAGTACTTATATCAAGAAAATTATCGCACTGACGATCCGTCAGCGGTTTTATCCGCGCCCAAACTACCGAAAAAGCTCCCGAAAGATCTCACTGAATCACAAGTTGATGCTTTACTTCAATCGCCTAGTATAGACGATCCAATCGAATTACGTGATAAAGCCATGTTAGAAGTGCTTTATGCAACAGGTTTGCGGGTTTCTGAATTAGTTAATTTAGAGATCAGTGATATTAGCCTTCGGCAAGGAGTGATAAGAGTTATCGGTAAAGGCAATAAAGAACGGCTAGTCCCGTTAGGGGAAGAAGCAGTCTACTGGCTTGAATACTACTTTAAATATGCCCGTAATGATCTGTTAAAAACCGGGCCAATTGATATCCTGTTTCCCAGTCGATTGGGCAAAAAAATGACACGACAGACGTTCTGGCATCGGATAAAATATTATGCCATACTAACTGGGATTAATATTGACTCGCTATCTCCCCATGTACTACGGCATGCGTTTGCAACACATTTGCTTAATCATGGCGCCGATTTGCGTGTTGTACAAATGTTACTGGGACATAGTAGTTTATCCACCACGCAAATTTATACACACGTGGCAACAGAGAGATTAAAACAGTTACACACTAAACATCATCCTCGAGCATAA
- a CDS encoding ABC transporter permease, giving the protein MAILKDYFRSPIARIGTILLLLIIIIALSADWFFPGNPLRLAGRPLQWPFTNPKFILGTDQAGRNIAAQLFHGAKVSLIIGLISTFIAIIIGVVIGAISGFYGRWVDDILMRLTEAFQILPNFLLLLVAVAVFGSTINIVVIAIGVVSWPPVARLTRAEFLSLRTREFVQAGKTIGMSSTRLMFKEILPNALPPVIMYASVILSTAILMESALAFLSLSDPNISSWGNLVGNGRLVLRQQWYVSAIPGIAILLTVLSASLVGQGINDALNPRLKKR; this is encoded by the coding sequence ATGGCGATATTAAAAGACTATTTCCGTAGCCCAATTGCTAGAATTGGTACAATTTTACTTTTATTAATTATCATTATTGCATTAAGCGCAGATTGGTTTTTTCCTGGCAATCCGCTTCGCTTAGCTGGCCGCCCCTTACAATGGCCTTTTACAAATCCTAAATTTATCCTGGGAACAGATCAGGCAGGAAGAAATATCGCTGCCCAGCTTTTTCATGGTGCAAAAGTATCACTGATTATCGGACTTATCTCAACATTCATAGCAATTATTATTGGTGTGGTTATTGGTGCCATCTCAGGATTCTACGGAAGATGGGTTGACGACATACTGATGCGCCTTACAGAAGCATTCCAAATTTTACCTAACTTTTTACTATTACTCGTTGCTGTTGCGGTATTTGGTTCAACAATCAATATTGTGGTGATTGCAATTGGTGTTGTTTCTTGGCCACCCGTTGCAAGGTTAACTCGAGCAGAATTTTTATCATTACGCACTCGTGAATTTGTACAGGCGGGAAAAACCATAGGCATGAGCTCAACTAGACTCATGTTTAAAGAGATTTTACCAAACGCATTACCGCCAGTAATTATGTATGCCAGTGTTATTTTATCAACCGCGATATTAATGGAAAGTGCGCTAGCTTTTTTGAGCCTTTCCGATCCCAATATTTCATCATGGGGGAATCTGGTCGGTAATGGACGACTAGTATTACGTCAACAATGGTATGTTTCAGCTATTCCTGGCATTGCAATATTGCTAACCGTTTTATCTGCATCATTAGTTGGACAAGGTATAAATGATGCACTCAATCCAAGGTTAAAAAAACGATGA
- a CDS encoding Pr6Pr family membrane protein — MIMLKRNIYCLIALYIFFVIGIETYTYWHIQLRPWQPKSPLGRLEYYFSFFTVLSNILLAVSCIFLSLNPQCDRYGFKVIRLNGLIGVVITAIVYNLVLRKIHIPPNSIARFANESLHVIAPALAVLTWLIWGPFRRINFKVVMGSALSLLAYGVYIFVRGYYTNRYPYPFINVTRIGYPKALLAAGIVFLMFVALALLFWGIDALRRRK, encoded by the coding sequence ATGATCATGTTGAAACGAAATATCTATTGTCTTATTGCGTTATATATTTTTTTTGTAATTGGTATTGAGACCTATACCTATTGGCATATCCAACTTCGCCCTTGGCAACCAAAATCACCATTAGGGCGCCTTGAATATTATTTCAGTTTTTTTACTGTGCTTTCAAATATTCTGTTAGCGGTAAGTTGCATATTTTTAAGCTTAAATCCTCAATGTGATCGATATGGTTTTAAGGTGATTCGGCTAAATGGCTTAATTGGTGTAGTCATTACGGCTATTGTTTATAATTTAGTTTTAAGAAAGATTCATATACCTCCAAACAGCATCGCCCGGTTTGCCAATGAAAGTTTACATGTTATTGCGCCTGCTCTGGCTGTATTGACTTGGCTGATTTGGGGACCATTTAGGCGTATCAATTTTAAGGTCGTAATGGGTTCAGCACTTTCGTTGTTGGCTTATGGGGTTTATATTTTTGTGCGTGGTTATTATACTAATCGATACCCCTATCCATTTATCAATGTTACTCGCATTGGTTATCCCAAAGCTTTGCTTGCTGCCGGTATTGTTTTCCTCATGTTTGTAGCCTTAGCTTTATTGTTTTGGGGTATAGATGCCTTAAGGAGAAGAAAATGA
- a CDS encoding ABC transporter permease, with product MMTHILALALRRLLTTIPALVIILIALFLLLQLAPGDTVDALLAQIGGAESSVIDEMRHHYELDQSTSSRLINYLWRLVHLDLGQSAIYNKPVSHIILERLPATLLLMVCAMLLAFTFGTILGILSAQKVNRWPDTLISVLGLIFYSTPSFWLALMGIVFFSIYLNWLPPSGFGSIGESLTGISAFFDIAWYLILPTTTLALVYLAIYLRIMRASLLEVSTLDFVKTAKAKGLSSRQILVNHILRNAMLPMITLIGLQAGTMLGGSVVIETIFAIPGLGRLAYDSVVQRDLNTLLGVVFVSAILVIIINFIVDMLYAKLDPRITGH from the coding sequence ATGATGACGCATATACTGGCTTTAGCACTTAGACGATTATTAACCACGATTCCAGCACTGGTTATCATACTAATTGCGCTATTTTTATTATTACAATTGGCGCCTGGCGATACAGTGGATGCTTTACTTGCCCAAATTGGTGGTGCCGAGTCAAGCGTTATTGATGAAATGCGTCATCATTATGAACTTGACCAATCAACAAGTTCAAGATTAATCAATTATTTATGGCGATTAGTGCATCTCGATTTAGGGCAATCAGCGATATATAACAAACCTGTCAGTCATATAATTCTGGAACGTTTACCGGCTACATTATTGTTAATGGTTTGTGCAATGCTATTAGCATTTACTTTCGGAACAATTCTCGGCATTTTATCTGCTCAAAAAGTGAATCGTTGGCCAGATACACTCATTTCAGTACTGGGACTAATTTTTTATTCAACACCTTCATTTTGGTTAGCTCTCATGGGAATTGTCTTCTTCTCAATTTATTTGAATTGGTTACCACCCAGTGGGTTTGGCAGTATCGGCGAATCATTAACGGGTATTTCAGCATTTTTTGATATTGCATGGTATTTAATCTTGCCAACTACCACCCTAGCTTTAGTTTATCTAGCAATCTATTTACGCATTATGCGCGCTTCATTACTTGAAGTATCGACCTTAGACTTTGTTAAAACAGCTAAAGCGAAAGGATTAAGTAGCCGCCAGATACTGGTTAATCACATACTACGTAACGCCATGTTACCAATGATAACGCTAATCGGTCTACAAGCAGGCACCATGTTAGGCGGTTCGGTGGTTATTGAAACCATTTTTGCTATTCCAGGATTAGGACGACTTGCCTATGATTCTGTAGTACAAAGAGATCTAAACACTTTACTTGGCGTAGTATTTGTTTCAGCAATACTCGTTATCATTATTAATTTTATTGTCGATATGCTTTACGCAAAGCTCGATCCACGCATTACAGGACATTAA
- the dsbC gene encoding bifunctional protein-disulfide isomerase/oxidoreductase DsbC, producing the protein MKKLVLAIALISTSALASNSDILKSFEKLGYNSNTIKINNSPIKGLKAVTTDDGIFYVTADGKYLTQGPFYNVEGDEPENIANKDNLNAIKKIEKDAIVYQAKNEKYVIWVFTDYTCHYCKLLHENIDQYLDAGISVHYFAFPRSGVNSEAGKNMQSIWSVADRKAAFDDAYKGKKISPATSMVPYVTQQFDVGRSLGISGTPAIVLPDGQLVSGYVPADKLIEILDKKNL; encoded by the coding sequence ATGAAAAAATTAGTTTTAGCTATAGCATTAATTTCAACCTCTGCGCTTGCAAGCAATAGTGATATTTTAAAAAGCTTCGAAAAACTGGGGTACAATTCCAATACAATAAAAATTAATAATTCGCCGATAAAAGGCTTAAAAGCGGTTACCACAGATGACGGAATATTTTATGTTACTGCTGATGGGAAATATCTAACACAAGGTCCTTTTTATAACGTTGAAGGTGATGAACCGGAAAATATTGCCAATAAAGATAATTTAAATGCCATTAAAAAAATTGAAAAAGATGCAATCGTTTATCAAGCTAAAAATGAAAAGTATGTCATTTGGGTTTTCACTGATTATACATGCCATTACTGTAAATTACTCCACGAAAATATTGATCAATATTTAGATGCGGGGATTTCTGTTCACTACTTTGCCTTCCCACGAAGCGGTGTTAATAGTGAAGCAGGAAAAAATATGCAGTCAATTTGGAGCGTAGCTGATCGTAAAGCAGCCTTTGACGATGCTTACAAAGGCAAAAAAATCTCACCAGCAACAAGCATGGTACCTTACGTCACCCAACAATTTGATGTGGGTAGAAGTTTAGGTATTTCTGGTACGCCAGCTATTGTTTTGCCTGACGGACAACTTGTTTCGGGTTATGTACCGGCCGATAAGTTAATTGAAATTTTAGATAAAAAAAATCTTTAA
- a CDS encoding pyrroline-5-carboxylate reductase produces MSTILFIGSGHMSEAIISALIKNKTYEPQDILVNDIVKSRLDYLHSTYGVTPTVKIVNADIIVLGVRPQDAWRNIVQQLDVKETIIISIIAGVTIAQIKQSLKVDLPVIRTIPNTLTDTGFGYSGIATDENDQAVAKQKSVTQFFKSFGKLEYIDESLLDSFTGYAVAGPNYIYYFYESLVDAGVLVGLPRDMAKRIAIENLHGAASMLQLSQKHPRQLLDINNSPAGVGMHSLYELNNSDFAAGLQRSVKAGVIRTIELGKSSKIE; encoded by the coding sequence ATGAGTACAATTTTATTTATAGGTAGTGGCCATATGTCTGAAGCGATTATTAGCGCTTTGATAAAAAATAAAACATATGAACCCCAAGATATATTAGTGAACGATATTGTTAAATCTCGCTTAGACTATTTACATTCAACTTATGGCGTTACCCCAACTGTTAAAATCGTCAATGCAGATATTATTGTATTGGGGGTTCGACCTCAAGATGCATGGCGTAACATTGTTCAACAATTGGATGTTAAAGAGACTATTATCATTTCAATCATTGCTGGAGTAACAATTGCCCAAATAAAACAATCCTTAAAAGTTGATCTTCCTGTTATTAGAACAATTCCAAATACACTTACCGATACAGGTTTTGGTTATTCAGGTATTGCTACCGACGAGAATGATCAGGCTGTTGCGAAACAAAAATCCGTCACCCAATTCTTCAAAAGTTTTGGTAAACTTGAATATATTGACGAATCACTGCTTGATAGTTTTACTGGCTATGCTGTTGCAGGACCGAATTATATTTATTATTTTTATGAATCGTTAGTTGATGCTGGAGTTTTAGTTGGATTGCCCCGAGATATGGCAAAACGCATTGCAATTGAAAATTTACACGGCGCAGCCTCAATGCTTCAATTAAGTCAAAAACATCCAAGGCAATTGCTTGATATTAATAACTCGCCAGCCGGAGTTGGAATGCATAGTTTGTATGAACTAAATAATAGTGATTTTGCCGCAGGGTTACAACGAAGCGTGAAAGCTGGAGTCATTCGAACTATTGAGCTGGGAAAAAGCAGTAAAATTGAGTAA
- a CDS encoding ABC transporter ATP-binding protein → MNQKRLTIKNLTLDLPHGSDRKYAVNDVSLNLYANEILCIVGESGSGKSLLSNAIMGLLPDGIIASQGEIDFDGNNLLTYHDEQMRKIRGAHIGMVFQDPMTALNPLKTIANQISEMFTIHTKLAKQEINQKVIQLLTDVQMPNPQSVAKAYPHQLSGGQRQRAMIAMALALEPAILIADEPTTALDVTTQACILKLIRELQSRKGTAVLFITHDFGVVADIATRIVVMQKGKLVEQGLASEVLNSPTHPYTQALIAAVPPLTPGDVQRINKEIILEVNNLSKTYHNHSFFKQNRRTTYAVNNVSFKLHKGSTLGVVGESGSGKSTLARCIIKLLEIDSGQINFEDVDIANLKGKKLKQYSRHIQMVFQDPYASLNPRRKVGDQVTIGPILHGTNKHEAIKRAKALFNMVGLESEALNRYPHEFSGGQRQRIGLARALALEPKILIADEPVSALDVSVQAQVLELLTQLQKKLDLTVLFITHDLRVAAQICDHIIVMKSGKIVEQGIASQVFLNPTASYTKDLLDAVPGKGWNPHRLIDMSPAIHI, encoded by the coding sequence ATGAATCAAAAAAGACTAACTATTAAAAATTTAACCCTAGATTTGCCTCATGGTTCGGATCGAAAATATGCGGTTAATGATGTCTCACTAAATCTTTATGCTAACGAAATCCTATGTATTGTTGGTGAAAGTGGTTCGGGTAAATCTTTATTATCCAATGCAATCATGGGATTATTACCTGACGGTATTATTGCTTCCCAAGGTGAGATTGATTTCGACGGAAACAACTTACTCACTTACCATGATGAACAAATGCGTAAAATTCGTGGTGCGCATATTGGTATGGTTTTCCAAGACCCGATGACTGCGCTAAATCCATTAAAAACCATCGCTAATCAAATTAGTGAAATGTTCACTATCCACACTAAGCTAGCTAAACAAGAGATTAATCAGAAAGTTATCCAATTATTAACGGATGTGCAAATGCCCAATCCGCAGTCTGTTGCTAAAGCTTATCCACATCAACTTTCTGGTGGCCAGCGTCAACGAGCCATGATTGCTATGGCATTAGCATTAGAACCCGCTATTTTGATTGCTGATGAACCAACAACAGCTTTAGATGTCACAACTCAAGCATGCATATTGAAATTGATACGTGAACTACAATCACGTAAAGGTACCGCTGTATTATTCATTACTCATGATTTTGGTGTAGTTGCTGATATTGCAACTCGTATTGTGGTTATGCAGAAAGGAAAACTTGTTGAGCAAGGCTTAGCGAGTGAGGTGTTAAATTCACCAACACATCCTTATACACAAGCGTTAATAGCCGCTGTCCCTCCTCTTACTCCTGGAGATGTTCAACGTATTAATAAAGAGATTATTCTTGAAGTGAACAACCTATCAAAAACGTATCACAACCATAGCTTTTTTAAGCAAAACCGACGTACAACCTATGCGGTTAATAATGTTAGCTTTAAGTTACATAAAGGGAGTACTTTAGGCGTTGTGGGAGAAAGCGGCTCAGGTAAATCAACGTTAGCCAGATGCATTATTAAATTATTAGAAATAGACAGCGGTCAAATCAACTTTGAAGATGTAGATATTGCCAATTTAAAAGGGAAAAAACTTAAACAATATTCACGCCATATTCAGATGGTCTTTCAAGATCCCTATGCCTCATTAAATCCACGTCGAAAAGTCGGCGATCAAGTTACGATTGGACCAATACTTCACGGAACAAACAAACACGAAGCAATCAAAAGAGCAAAAGCGTTATTCAACATGGTGGGATTGGAAAGCGAGGCATTAAACCGTTATCCTCATGAATTTTCGGGAGGACAAAGGCAACGAATAGGCCTTGCTCGAGCATTAGCATTAGAGCCGAAAATATTGATTGCTGATGAACCGGTATCGGCGCTTGATGTTTCAGTTCAGGCACAAGTTCTTGAACTATTAACACAATTACAAAAAAAGCTAGATTTAACGGTTCTATTTATCACCCATGACCTGCGAGTTGCTGCACAAATTTGTGATCATATTATTGTAATGAAATCAGGAAAAATCGTCGAGCAAGGTATCGCATCACAAGTCTTTCTAAATCCGACAGCATCTTATACCAAAGATCTACTTGATGCGGTTCCTGGTAAAGGATGGAATCCACATCGATTAATTGATATGTCTCCCGCTATTCATATTTAA
- a CDS encoding tagatose 1,6-diphosphate aldolase → MKRISRGKFNRMQQLSNQDGVIAALAIDQRGSMVKMMEAAVGKDRYHVDMVYEFKELVSQELTKYVSAILLDEQYGYKGMAAKNENAGLIMSYEKTGYDANTPGRLPDILPEDSLQRLIKKGADAAKVLVYYNPDDPQDILDKKHAFLERLGNEARAADIPVFVEPIVYDNQITDDKSPEFAKIKPQKVIKTIEEFTKDHYYIDVLKVEVPVLFKNVEGFNDNNIVVYSQKEAADYFKQASDAATRPFIYLSAGVPTKTFHEELIFAGEHGAKYSGILGGRATWFEGVAAYAKGGKDELKRWLDKTGRENVEHLNKILKQYATPWYDIYGGKDNIEVIDIKLGN, encoded by the coding sequence ATAAAACGTATTTCTCGCGGCAAATTTAACCGTATGCAACAATTATCAAACCAAGATGGTGTGATTGCCGCTTTAGCTATCGACCAACGCGGCTCAATGGTCAAAATGATGGAAGCCGCAGTCGGTAAAGATCGTTATCACGTTGATATGGTCTATGAATTTAAGGAGCTGGTTTCTCAAGAATTGACGAAATATGTCAGTGCAATTTTACTTGATGAGCAATATGGTTATAAAGGCATGGCAGCCAAAAATGAGAATGCCGGATTAATCATGTCGTATGAAAAAACAGGCTATGATGCCAATACGCCGGGACGTTTACCCGATATTTTGCCCGAAGACTCACTCCAACGCCTTATCAAAAAAGGTGCCGATGCTGCAAAAGTATTGGTTTATTACAATCCCGATGATCCACAAGATATTTTAGATAAAAAGCATGCATTTTTAGAACGCTTAGGCAACGAAGCAAGAGCAGCCGATATTCCTGTTTTTGTTGAGCCAATTGTCTATGACAATCAAATCACCGATGATAAGAGCCCCGAATTTGCCAAAATTAAACCACAAAAAGTGATTAAAACCATTGAAGAGTTTACTAAAGATCACTATTACATCGATGTGTTAAAAGTTGAAGTACCGGTACTTTTCAAAAATGTCGAAGGCTTTAATGATAATAACATTGTGGTTTACTCCCAAAAAGAAGCAGCAGACTATTTTAAACAAGCAAGCGATGCCGCTACTCGTCCTTTCATCTATTTAAGTGCCGGCGTACCGACGAAGACTTTCCATGAAGAGCTAATTTTTGCCGGTGAACACGGCGCTAAATATAGTGGTATTTTAGGTGGTCGAGCTACATGGTTTGAAGGTGTTGCCGCTTATGCTAAAGGTGGTAAAGATGAGCTAAAACGTTGGTTAGATAAAACCGGACGTGAAAATGTTGAACACCTCAATAAAATTTTAAAACAATATGCTACCCCTTGGTATGATATCTACGGTGGTAAAGATAATATCGAAGTAATTGATATTAAATTGGGTAATTAA
- a CDS encoding MFS transporter, with product MSDFVSHAPLRKLNNQDYKTLALSALGGALEFYDFIIFVFFSITISHLFFPQDMPQWLSQVQTFGIFAAGYLIRPFGGIVMAHFGDLFGRKRMFTLSILLMALPTLFIGCLPTYASIGIFAPILLLLMRLCQGLAVGGEVPGAWTFVAEHVPRNKIGLACGILTSGLSLGILLGSLVSTVMNKSLSPAQMVDWGWRIPFIIGGIFGLIAMYLRRWLKETPIFLEIQKRKQQEQSQKLPVVTVLTQYLPQTILSMLLTWVLSAGIMVIMLMTPILLQKQFGYSAIEALQGNILAIIGLIISCTFYGMMMDKFALAKVLLIGCIIAAVMIAIFFGSLDNAQLLFITYPLAGFSVGIVGSFAYFMVKVFPTSVRYSGVSFSFNMAYAIAGGLTPLLISFFSDFVSKMAPAIYVVGLFLLGILIGLFLLINNNTQKYIAKDIS from the coding sequence ATGTCAGACTTTGTTTCACACGCTCCATTGCGCAAACTCAATAATCAAGACTATAAAACGCTTGCGCTTTCTGCTTTGGGTGGGGCTTTAGAATTTTATGATTTTATCATTTTTGTCTTTTTTTCTATCACCATTAGTCATCTGTTTTTTCCGCAAGATATGCCGCAATGGCTAAGTCAAGTACAAACCTTTGGTATTTTTGCCGCTGGCTATCTGATTCGCCCGTTTGGTGGCATTGTTATGGCGCATTTTGGTGATCTGTTTGGTCGCAAACGAATGTTTACACTCAGTATTTTGCTTATGGCACTACCCACCTTGTTTATTGGTTGTTTACCCACTTATGCCAGTATTGGTATTTTTGCGCCGATATTACTCCTACTCATGCGGCTTTGTCAGGGTTTAGCCGTTGGCGGCGAAGTGCCAGGCGCATGGACATTTGTGGCTGAGCATGTTCCCAGAAATAAAATCGGTTTAGCCTGCGGCATTTTAACCAGCGGATTAAGTTTAGGTATTTTACTTGGATCGTTAGTTTCAACCGTCATGAATAAAAGCTTATCTCCAGCACAAATGGTTGATTGGGGTTGGCGTATACCCTTTATTATCGGCGGTATTTTTGGCTTAATTGCGATGTATTTACGTCGTTGGTTGAAAGAGACCCCAATTTTTCTTGAGATCCAAAAACGTAAACAGCAAGAACAATCCCAAAAATTACCGGTAGTAACAGTCTTAACCCAATATCTGCCGCAAACCATACTATCAATGTTACTTACTTGGGTGTTATCAGCAGGCATTATGGTGATAATGCTCATGACCCCAATTTTATTACAAAAACAGTTTGGCTATTCGGCTATAGAAGCGTTACAAGGTAATATATTAGCCATTATCGGGTTGATTATTAGTTGTACTTTTTATGGCATGATGATGGACAAATTTGCGCTGGCAAAAGTGCTTTTAATTGGTTGTATTATTGCCGCTGTGATGATAGCGATCTTTTTTGGCTCATTAGATAACGCTCAGCTACTATTTATTACCTATCCGCTAGCGGGCTTTAGCGTCGGTATTGTTGGATCGTTTGCTTATTTTATGGTGAAAGTCTTTCCAACTTCGGTGCGTTATAGCGGTGTGTCGTTTTCCTTTAATATGGCGTATGCCATTGCGGGTGGTTTAACGCCATTACTAATCTCATTTTTTAGTGATTTTGTGAGTAAAATGGCGCCGGCAATTTATGTTGTAGGACTATTTTTACTAGGTATATTAATTGGGCTATTTTTATTAATTAATAATAATACTCAAAAATATATAGCAAAAGACATCTCATAA
- the grxB gene encoding glutaredoxin 2 gives MKLYIYEHCPFCVRARMIFGLKHIPVEQHVLLSDDFKTPEKMIGKKMAPILQKADGSYMPESLDIVEYIDNNYGQPILTGAKSPQIADLIKQLQQYDYKLEIPRYIKLGLAEFATQSAIDYFINSKLAKIGSIDECLAQSEKLILAVSEILNQFDAVIVSQNACNGELSLDDICLFPVLRNLTCVKGLTFPPKIKAYLLSMAADSGVDLFFDRAI, from the coding sequence ATGAAACTGTATATCTATGAGCACTGTCCATTTTGTGTAAGAGCAAGAATGATATTTGGTTTAAAACATATACCCGTTGAGCAACATGTTTTGCTGAGTGATGATTTTAAAACGCCCGAAAAGATGATTGGCAAAAAAATGGCGCCGATTTTGCAAAAAGCGGATGGTAGTTATATGCCGGAAAGTTTAGATATCGTCGAATATATTGATAATAACTATGGTCAGCCTATTTTAACCGGCGCTAAATCTCCCCAAATAGCCGACTTGATTAAACAGCTACAGCAATATGATTATAAGCTTGAAATCCCTCGTTATATCAAGCTAGGGTTAGCGGAATTTGCCACCCAAAGTGCGATTGATTATTTTATTAACAGTAAATTGGCAAAAATTGGTTCTATCGACGAGTGTTTAGCTCAAAGTGAAAAATTAATTTTAGCGGTGAGTGAAATTTTAAACCAGTTTGACGCTGTTATTGTTTCGCAAAATGCGTGTAATGGCGAACTATCGTTAGATGATATTTGCTTATTTCCGGTGCTACGTAATTTAACCTGCGTGAAAGGGTTAACTTTTCCACCGAAAATAAAAGCCTATCTTTTATCTATGGCGGCAGATAGCGGCGTGGATCTATTTTTTGATAGAGCTATTTAA